In Leptospira kirschneri serovar Cynopteri str. 3522 CT, the sequence ATTCAAATATTATAAAGTATCAAATCCAACATCGTATTACCGTATTTCAAAACCGCAGTTTTTTAATCTCTATAAAATCCAAAAAAGACTACGGTTTTATTGATCTCAATGAAATCGAGTATGGCGAATTTTTATCTCAAAATCCTATCTCAGAATTAAAACATTGGGTATTCTCTTATATAGTTCTGAGTAATAGTATATTCTATGAAAATTACTTCATCTGATTAAAATGTAATTTCTATAAAATGATTATAACTGATTTTCTTTTCAGGTTTTGAGACAGGTTCAATTTGCCGGATGATTTCTGATAAAGGTGTTTCAGTAGTAAGGTAAAAGGAAAACATTAAATTTTAACAATATAAAAATCTTTTTTATGAAAATTGAGATCTATATATTTGATCAGATAAAATCGATAATTTTAGAGAAAACCGCCGGGTAATCTTCACTCGGCGGCATAGAAACTTACTTAAGATTAATTGTATATTTAGTAGTATAAGATTCTTTTACTTTTTCTTCTCCAATGGTTCCAGTAACTTCCACTGTTTCTTCAACCGACAAAGTAGCCTTATCAACATCGTTCATGTTTGATGCCGCATACTTCCCGTTACTAACTTTAAAAGTAAGATCTACTTTAGGGTAAACAGAACCGTTGACTGAATAAGAATCCGAATACATTTTTTGAGTACTATTCATGGTATACGCAAATGAACCGGTATTCTGATCGAAATTATTCATGTCCATAATAGCTTCTACTCTACCGTCTCTTGAAATTTCTCCGTTAAATGTAGTAGCCTCAGAACTTCCTCCCTTTTCCGCCGAAGGAACATTTTCTTTACAATTTTGAAAGGTAAGTTTTGAACCGGTATATTCCAAAATCATTGCTCCATTGACACCTTGTCCCTGGGTCATATTTCCTAATGACATTTTCATACTTCCACCTAAAGAACAATTCTTGGTCTGATCCGGAACTACTGAAAAAGGAGATGCTTTTCCATTGGAATAGGCTCCTTGTTGTCCAGGATTGTTATTTCCATTCAACATACTTAAAGCCGCATATACTCCGGAAGCATTGGGTTTTTGAGACTGAACCGCCGCTAACAAAAGTAAATTGGTAGTTGAATCATCATCCTTTTTGCTGTCGCAGTTTGCAAAGAACAAAGTTAGAAGCAGTGCAACTGCTATTTTTTTTTGAAACATAATTGAATCCTCCAAAGTTGATTCAATTAAGCCAACGAACCTAGAATTTTTTTGTGCCACGAAAAAATTTAAATAATAGGATTTAAATTCTAAGAACCAATGCGTATATTTTGTGGATTCAATCGTCTTTACAATCTGTGATTCCCGGATTCTGTCTCTTTTGCCCGTTTTACGACTTTTAAAACAACTGTTTCTTCTAAAAATAAATACACTTTCAAAAAGATTCAGTCTGAATTTTGAACTTTCCTTCAAAACTATGAGATTTTCGCAATTTTACTTCATCTTTAAACAAAGTATCAAAAATCGATCTTACTTTTTTATACATACAAATTTTAAAGTAAATTCGCCCACTCATTCACAACCCTAAACTTTATTCATAAAACAATTTACTCTTGCGCTTATAGTTTTATATTTTATAATATTAAAATATTTTTATAAAATTGATTTTAATAGATTCCATAATTCAGCTTGATAGAATTGCTTCAATCAACCGTTTTTTGAAACAAATGTAGAATTAATTTTTCAAAGTATGTAATAAAGTTTTTTAACATAATATGTTATCTCCTTACGTTCTCATTCCGATTAAAGTTCATTAGAGTTGTTGAAAAATTAATTCTTGATCTGTTTGTATTGGATTGAATGGACAATTGAAGCAGTTTTGTTAATCGCCACTATGGAATTTTTCAACAACTCTAATATGAGTTTGGAATAAGAAATCTTTATGTAAAAAATAAAATGGGAAACTATTACAAATCCGAACTTTGCAAATGAATTCTTAAATGTAGGAACTCATACTTTTAGAAAATTCTTTCTCATTTTCTCCACGAAATCGCATTCGTTAAATAGACCATTCTTTAAAAATCGAATCAATCCTATTCAAAATGAACGATTCCTTTTCAGAAGAAAAACGAGCTTGTTTCAAATCCAGAACCAGACCCTTTAATTCGTCTTGGATTTGAGGATCTAATTTTCTAAAATCAGGAACCCAAAGAGAATTTAAATCTCCTGGCTCGGCTTTCCAAAGACCTCTTGCATATTCTCTTCTTCTAGTTTCCAAATCCTTTTTAGAAACCGACGAAATAAGATACGCGTAAAGAGGATCCACCCATTCTTCCATATTGGCAACTGGGTTAAAACCGTGAAAACAAGTCAGATGAACTACGTTGCTGAAATTTCTGACAATTCTAATTTCAGTTCTATGAAAACTGGAAGCAAGAATAGGACAAGGGGATTTAGATTCCTGAGTATACCAATTTTTTCTTCTCGAAGGTAAAAATCTCTGATGAACTCCTCTTGTAATTCCAAATTGTAAGTGATTTCGCAAGGCAAGAGAATCCTTCAGATCGAATTCAAGTTTTACGTCTAACAGCCATACTTTGGCGCCTTTTTGACTCAATTCTTCCCAATCAGAGTGTAAGAATATTCTGTTTCTTGCATATTGAGATTTTGGAATACAAGTCTTAAAATGTTTTTCGGGAATTCCTGAAGTTTCTACCATTTCTTTTGTAAATAGAAAAAAGTCGTTGTCCCCAGTTGCAATCCCTCGAGTAAATTTTCCGAACTCAGTCAACGGAACAAAAT encodes:
- the srpC gene encoding sigma factor SigX-regulated lipoprotein SrpC (It has been reported that the expression of three genes, including srpA (LIMLP_06130), srpB (LIMLP_15890), and srpC, (LIMLP_03790), was regulated by the sigma factor SigX (LIMLP_03680) and anti-sigma factor Rsx (LIMLP_03685) in pathogenic species of Leptospira. SrpB and SrpC are paralogs.), producing the protein MAQKNSRFVGLIESTLEDSIMFQKKIAVALLLTLFFANCDSKKDDDSTTNLLLLAAVQSQKPNASGVYAALSMLNGNNNPGQQGAYSNGKASPFSVVPDQTKNCSLGGSMKMSLGNMTQGQGVNGAMILEYTGSKLTFQNCKENVPSAEKGGSSEATTFNGEISRDGRVEAIMDMNNFDQNTGSFAYTMNSTQKMYSDSYSVNGSVYPKVDLTFKVSNGKYAASNMNDVDKATLSVEETVEVTGTIGEEKVKESYTTKYTINLK